A part of Candidatus Moraniibacteriota bacterium genomic DNA contains:
- a CDS encoding tryptophan-rich sensory protein yields MNLKQWLIFLGFLVLLHMAGIIGSFFTVSEINGWYASLTRPAYSPPNWVFGPVWTTLYTLMGIAAFLVWRKGLRKGEVQIALVLFCIQLFLNTLWSIIFFSVHSLLGAFVEIMFLWFAILATIILFAKVSRLAAWLLVPYLLWVGFAASLNFSFWRLNI; encoded by the coding sequence ATGAATCTCAAACAGTGGCTTATATTCCTCGGGTTTCTTGTGCTCTTGCACATGGCGGGCATTATCGGATCCTTTTTCACGGTATCGGAAATAAACGGCTGGTATGCCTCGCTTACAAGACCGGCGTATTCTCCACCGAACTGGGTATTCGGACCGGTTTGGACAACGCTCTATACACTCATGGGTATCGCTGCGTTCCTTGTGTGGCGAAAGGGATTGCGCAAGGGGGAGGTGCAAATCGCACTTGTGCTGTTTTGTATACAGCTTTTTTTGAATACGCTCTGGTCGATCATCTTCTTTAGTGTACACTCACTCCTTGGCGCATTTGTTGAAATTATGTTCTTGTGGTTTGCTATTCTTGCTACAATCATTCTCTTTGCAAAAGTCTCCCGATTGGCTGCGTGGCTCTTGGTACCGTATCTTCTGTGGGTTGGATTTGCCGCTTCTCTCAATTTCTCATTTTGGAGGCTGAATATATGA
- a CDS encoding HAD-IA family hydrolase, which yields MPSSSQNDRKIKAVVFDFGGVIQFWGRGDTIKGVADILNISKETFQKEYFKYNHLSNVNNISFEEMVLGVVKYFDDSKEIQERVKTHLQEARDARTINHELIAFFPELMRQGYQVAIFSNATSRLREELKVLGIDTLVHEIVISGEIGFQKPHKEAFDVLFQRLNVLPEEVVFIDDTPKSLEKADEIGYTPILFKDNAQLRTELQHLGIKM from the coding sequence ATGCCATCCTCCTCACAAAATGACCGGAAAATTAAAGCAGTGGTGTTTGACTTTGGCGGTGTCATTCAATTCTGGGGAAGGGGAGATACGATCAAAGGCGTTGCTGATATTCTGAATATTTCAAAAGAGACATTTCAAAAAGAATATTTCAAGTACAATCACCTGAGCAATGTTAATAATATTTCGTTTGAAGAAATGGTCCTCGGTGTCGTCAAATATTTCGATGATTCAAAAGAGATACAGGAGCGCGTGAAAACACATCTCCAAGAAGCTCGCGATGCAAGGACAATTAATCATGAACTAATAGCGTTTTTCCCCGAACTCATGCGGCAGGGATACCAGGTAGCCATATTCAGCAATGCTACCTCGCGACTTCGCGAAGAGTTAAAGGTGCTTGGCATTGATACACTGGTTCATGAAATAGTTATTTCCGGAGAGATCGGTTTTCAGAAACCGCATAAGGAAGCGTTTGATGTTCTATTCCAGCGACTCAATGTTCTTCCGGAAGAGGTGGTATTTATCGATGATACGCCGAAGAGTTTGGAAAAAGCTGATGAGATAGGTTATACGCCGATTCTTTTCAAGGATAATGCGCAACTTAGAACTGAATTACAGCATCTCGGAATAAAAATGTAG
- a CDS encoding glutamine amidotransferase codes for MNTKFLVLQFRPEDDASDGEFEAMLRFGRIRPEEVERVRMEQGAVPSLDVKEYYGILAGGGPFNISDSEEKKGAVGKMVEEHLFPMVEEIISSDIPFLGACYGLGALVKMLGGAVSKNGFAEVAGATDIVITSAGKSDALLVGLESPFRAFTGHKEACESVPEGAVLLATSPQCPVQMIRVKQHVYATQFHPELDPQGICVRIDAYRHHGYFASEEAESLKEACLREHIVAPLEILRRFVERARKVS; via the coding sequence ATGAATACGAAATTTCTTGTGTTGCAGTTTCGTCCGGAGGATGATGCGTCAGATGGGGAATTTGAGGCAATGCTTCGTTTTGGAAGGATTCGACCGGAAGAGGTGGAACGGGTGCGAATGGAACAAGGAGCAGTGCCGAGTCTTGATGTGAAAGAATATTATGGCATTCTTGCAGGTGGCGGACCATTTAATATAAGCGATTCGGAAGAGAAAAAAGGTGCTGTCGGAAAAATGGTTGAAGAACATCTTTTCCCGATGGTGGAAGAGATTATTTCAAGCGATATTCCGTTTCTCGGCGCGTGCTACGGGCTTGGTGCTCTTGTGAAGATGCTCGGTGGCGCGGTGTCCAAGAATGGTTTCGCGGAGGTGGCAGGGGCGACGGATATTGTCATAACATCGGCAGGGAAATCGGACGCGCTTTTGGTCGGACTTGAATCGCCTTTCCGAGCCTTTACGGGGCACAAAGAAGCGTGTGAGTCGGTGCCGGAGGGTGCTGTGCTTCTGGCTACTTCTCCTCAGTGTCCGGTGCAGATGATTCGCGTCAAGCAACACGTGTATGCGACGCAGTTTCATCCCGAGCTTGATCCGCAGGGAATATGTGTTCGTATTGACGCCTATCGGCATCATGGGTATTTCGCATCCGAAGAGGCGGAATCACTCAAGGAAGCGTGTCTTCGGGAACACATTGTAGCTCCGTTGGAAATCTTGCGTCGATTTGTTGAGAGGGCGAGAAAAGTATCATAG